A single Anopheles maculipalpis chromosome 3RL, idAnoMacuDA_375_x, whole genome shotgun sequence DNA region contains:
- the LOC126561122 gene encoding programmed cell death protein 2 — METTSVDLGFLEPCEPWLLTNKFFRSKVGGKPAWLELKRLPKPEDLLCGQCNEPLGFLCQVYAPVEGHDNSFHRTLYLFVCLTPACNQTPGNPEARTIKVLRSQLPRRNEFYAYDPPDETTESPAVKSPVPLCVVCGSRGPKLCSRCKAINYCSASHQRLDWKASHKSVCSEEGLTTTSGTAGNSSSILFPEFEIITEAEEYEPKAKLTEEENMKRQMAELERLKQEGKVGSLDDLPEAELDQYSSDQVEDKTFDKFKERISADPDQVLRYERGGKPLWLSPIIPKEIPHCERCTGPRVFEFQIMPQMLNSLNNDQLDWGTLVCYTCKASCDVDGYAEEFIFRQDVLNTDTVKNST; from the exons ATGGAGACTACTTCCGTCGATCTGGGGTTTCTAGAACCGTGTGAACCGTGGCTGCTGACCAACAAGTTCTTTCGCAGTAAGGTTGGCGGAAAACCAGCCTGGTTAGAGCTGAAACGGCTGCCAAAACCGGAAGATCTGCTATGCGGACAGTGCAACGAACCGCTCGGATTCCTGTGCCAG GTTTATGCTCCGGTAGAAGGGCATGACAATAGCTTCCACCGGACGTTGTATTTGTTCGTGTGTTTAACGCCGGCCTGCAACCAGACACCCGGTAATCCAGAAGCACG TACCATCAAAGTACTAAGAAGTCAACTTCCGAGACGAAACGAGTTTTACGCCTATGATCCACCGGATGAAACAACGGAATCG CCTGCGGTTAAATCTCCCGTTCcactgtgtgttgtttgtggttCCCGCGGCCCAAAGCTTTGCTCCCGTTGTAAGGCGATCAATTACTGCAGCGCATCTCACCAGCGGCTCGATTGGAAAGCATCCCACAAGAGTGTATGCAGTGAGGAAGGACTAACTACCACTTCCGGGACAGCAGGCAATTCGAGCTCCATTCTATTTCCTGAATTTGAGATCATTACCGAGGCGGAAGAATAT GAACCAAAAGCGAAACTAACGGAGGAAGAGAACATGAAGCGTCAAATGGCCGAACTAGAGCGTTTGAAGCAAGAGGGAAAGGTGGGCTCGTTGGATGATTTACCCGAAGCGGAACTGGATCAGTATTCGTCCGATCAGGTAGAAGACAAAACGTTCGACAAGTTTAAGGAACGCATTTCGGCCGATCCCGACCAAGTACTACGGTACGAACGGGGTGGCAAACCGCTATGGCTGTCACCCATCATTCCGAAGGAAATTCCTCACTGCGAACGATGTACCGGACCGCGAGTATTTGAATTCCAAATCATGCCCCAAATGTTGAACAGCTTGAACAATGATCAGCTGGACTGGGGTACGCTTGTCTGTTACACCTGCAAGGCAAGTTGTGATGTTGATGGTTATGCGGAAGAATTTATCTTCCGGCAGGATGTGCTCAACACGGATACGGTAAAGAACTCAACTTGA
- the LOC126562588 gene encoding probable 3-hydroxyisobutyrate dehydrogenase, mitochondrial, with protein sequence MAFRVLTRTAGSQQQQQLKLLSDLLIRSFSSGPKNVGFIGLGNMGGPMASNLMAKGHKLHVFDISKEAKDSLQAKGAVPYDNVAELAKASDFVVTMLPNNDIVANTYDTIIGGGGIKNQTIFIDSSTIDPNVAKAVQVKVKAAGATFVDAPVSGGVPGAKNATLTFMVGGTTEEYQAVKELLEGMGKKITHCGGYGMGQAAKVCNNMMLGISMCGLAECMNLAIRLGLDPKVFSDIVNASTGRSWASEVNNPVPGIIPTAPAGNGYAGGFATGLITKDLGIASAVATSSNSPIPLGALTHQIYRTLMAKGLANKDFSVVYDFLKNTEGK encoded by the exons ATGGCCTTCCGTGTACTGACGCGCACCGCcggcagccagcagcagcagcagttgaaaCTGCTATCCGACCTGTTGATCCGTTCGTTTAGCAGCGGTCCGAAGAATGTTGGGTTCATCGGTCTCGGCAACATGGGCGGCCCGATGGCAAGCAACCTGATGGCAAAG GGACACAAGCTGCACGTGTTCGACATCTCGAAGGAGGCGAAGGATTCGCTCCAGGCCAAGGGTGCCGTTCCGTACGACAATGTGGCTGAACTAGCCAAGGCTTCCGACTTCGTTGTGACGATGCTGCCGAACAACGATATTGTGGCCAACACGTACGACACCATCATTGGCGGTGGTGGCATCAAGAACCAGACCATCTTCATTGACTCCAGCACGATCGATCCGAACGTGGCTAAGGCG GTCCAGGTAAAGGTGAAAGCGGCCGGAGCAACGTTTGTCGATGCACCGGTGTCGGGCGGTGTGCCCGGTGCCAAGAACGCCACACTCACCTTCATGGTCGGCGGTACCACCGAAGAATACCAGGCGGTAAAGGAACTGCTCGAGGGTATGGGCAAGAAAATTACGCACTGCGGCGGTTACGGTATGGGCCAGGCGGCCAAAGTGTGCAACAACATGATGCTGGGCATTTCGATGTGTGGGCTGGCCGAATGCATGAACCTTGCGATCCGGCTCGGACTCGACCCGAAGGTGTTCTCCGACATTGTGAACGCATCGACTGGACGTAGCTGGGCGTCGGAGGTGAACAATCCGGTGCCCGGTATTATTCCGACCGCACCGGCCGGCAACGGCTATGCGGGCGGTTTTGCCACGGGACTCATTACGAAGGATTTGGGTATTGCGTCGGCCGTGGCTACCAGCTCGAACTCACCGATACCGCTCGGTGCGCTTACGCACCAGATCTACCGGACGCTGATGGCAAAGGGATTGGCCAATAAGGACTTTTCCGTGGTGTACGATTTCCTCAAGAACACCGAAGGCAAGTGA